The Syntrophorhabdales bacterium genome contains the following window.
CATCACCAACTCTTTTTCACTCTGGATTTCCGTCATCTTCTGTTTCAATTCCAGATTCTCCGACTCCAGTGTATCAATTTTGGCTGCAAGCTTCTCTTTTTCAGCTTTGACACCCCTGTAATTCGCTACAAGCGCGTCTATCTTTTCCTCCAGTTCTCCAAGTTTGTTATCGCTGAAAAGTCCTTCCATTTTGTAGTAATTAATCGCTTTTCTGCTCAAAAGTCAAGAACAAAAGGCAGGCCTTCATAAACCCGTCAAGCTCTCCGTTGAGTACGCTTTCCGCATTGTGTTCCTCGACTTTCGTCCTGTGATCTTTGACCAATTTGTAAG
Protein-coding sequences here:
- the zapB gene encoding cell division protein ZapB, whose translation is MEGLFSDNKLGELEEKIDALVANYRGVKAEKEKLAAKIDTLESENLELKQKMTEIQSEKELVMRKVKSILEKMEKIEA